Part of the Nicotiana sylvestris chromosome 5, ASM39365v2, whole genome shotgun sequence genome is shown below.
aggaggggggtgttcagttaggggccggggtagggcttgggacttatataggggtggggtggattgatgctatccgtccgatcaagtaagatgaaggtccaggatcaatccacttatcaaaacgacatcgtttgagttaagttggggaaagggtcaacccggggttgaaatggatcgggtttgaGTGAGTATTTTAAGACCGTGGGATCAAaatggatgaacggttcagatctagttgccctaaacgtcgtcgttttATTTATGCatgggctgaactggaccgtttgattgcaatgaatcaacggctcagatttgaAGTACCTCATGCGACGTCGTTTAGTCTTgttcgaattggaccggacagggggatgttggattgggctgtgggggggaatTAACTCATTTGGGCCtagattttaatccaggtccgattttgcatatatatacattttttttatttttttctaatttaaatttctaattttaattgtaaaacaattttaaattcgcaaaatatattaattattttataacaattatttaacacatagacaaaacatcaatcacacagtggaatatttaaaatagaactattgcatatttttgtgattttatttaaattatcttttaaatgtatcattaaatcctatatgcatgcaatatgtattttattttattttttcattttattatgacaatgtaaacacttacggacataacacaagtatttaacaccacgcaaattcaaaaattacacagtaaaagaaatttattttattttttgatttattttggagtagtttttcgtaaggcaaaaatcacgtgctcacagctgcccctctttgtgcggaaactcgaagagttttcgtgcaaagataaccgaaataacttcttctccccgccctTTTCCCCCAGTTCCTCGTACATACGGCTATAAGCTGCAGTCTTCGCCTCTGTGACCGACAGTTTAGCTTatttcctagctaccttatatctctccATGCACGCTCGCCTCTCCTCCTCACCTATGCTCCCCACTAACTTCAGGTATGccgccttcttcgcttccactttaccttggaccacttcattccaccaccagtcagCTTTATGCCTACCAGATACACCAGtcgagacccctaacacctctctcgcagaCGCCCTTATACAGTTTGTTGTTGctgaccacatagtgtttgcgtccccactgcTCTTCCAAGCTCCCATAGCCAGCAACCGACACTCCAACTCTTgggctttatccttagtcaaggctCCCCACCTGATTCTCGGTGATGCCCGAGCAGACCGTTTCCTCCTCGATAACCTAATACCAACGTCTATCACCAAGAGTCTATGTTGTGTCGCGAGTGCCTTGCTTAAAATCACCTTGCAATCCTTACACAAACCGTTGTCACACCTCCTGAGGAgaagatagtcaatctgagtcttcgctaccccattttgaaaagtaaccaaatgctccctCCTCTTCGGAAATCTAGAGTTCGCAATCACCAACCCAAAAGCCTTAGCGAAGTCCAACAGCGTGGTACCTCCTCCTTTCCTCTCCCCAAAGCCAAATCCTCCATGCACCTCGCCATAACCACCTGCGCTtgccccaatatgaccattgaaatctcctcctataaATAGCTTCTCGGCAGGCGGGACCTGGCGCACAATCTCATATATCCCCTCCCAGAAGCGCTGTTTAACCTCTTCAGATAGGCCCGCATGCGGATCATGGCGCTAATGACGTTCAGGGTGTACTCTCCAACCACGAACTTAATAACCATCAATATATCATTCACTCGTCTA
Proteins encoded:
- the LOC138868358 gene encoding uncharacterized protein, with the translated sequence MVEVFEGGGLGLKRHDPHAGLSEEVKQRFWEGIYEIVRQVPPAEKLFIGGDFNGHIGASAGGYGEVHGGFGFGERKGGGTTLLDFAKAFGLVIANSRFPKRREHLVTFQNGVAKTQIDYLLLRRCDNGLCKDCKVILSKALATQHRLLVIDVGIRLSRRKRSARASPRIRWGALTKDKAQELECRLLAMGAWKSSGDANTMWSATTNCIRASAREVLGVSTGVSGRHKADWWWNEVVQGKVEAKKAAYLKLVGSIGEEERRACMERYKVARK